From a region of the Daphnia magna isolate NIES linkage group LG1, ASM2063170v1.1, whole genome shotgun sequence genome:
- the LOC116936612 gene encoding TBC1 domain family member 19, with translation MSPTSSTSDRMTVQEQVVSVMEEMQILGTLDKLIAASEHICIATPLGTGDFLADLQQAFRLNGIETCIKNALVLSRRRKNIKEEQEQLNYMRKAQTHFERRVSKALLNLQTDLKLSLVRQRSSSEAQELSSKWDELSTYDQDVGSIRNLYSSQDLYEAVVALRDPDYSINRLEEKWSAVKIPLNVPTFEDLQEFFSDVCTSVDPFLGLGSALVLQGNSNVTLLNHRITLGTKVVAENDILLSEEFVKGGCPSHLRGRLWKQVLLSHVGDKEKTYFQAKKQAVIQTEYLTDKIIMKDIQLTASRDEHYFVYEDLIYQVSLCFSRDPYVYLQLCSKFGSRAQTATRFTPLDVSSNGSKTGTVKADGDAPGGQTITTSAFPPSSCIPFYGWAMYVAPLCYVHEEAEDIYYTLRAMYIKYWSRLHRLSSHRQGIVSLAILFERLLQQQEPELWIHCLNNNIEPLRIAMPWMVQAFSGFLIPEQLLFLWDLILGFDSLLLLPLLAASVFSLRRENLHRILSHDSAETILSDLSTIQVVPLLQMALTQHTG, from the exons ATGTCCCCAACGAGTTCGACATCTGACAGGATGACCGTGCAAGAACAGGTGGTCAGCGTGATGGAAGAAATGCAAATTCTAGGCACATTAGATAAACTCATCGCTGCTTCAGAG CACATTTGCATTGCAACTCCGCTGGGTACTGGCGACTTCCTGGCCGATTTACAACAAGCATTCCGGCTCAATGGCATTGAAACGTGCATCAAGAACGCGTTGGTTTTGTCTCGCAGACGCAAAAACATTAAAGAAGAGCAAGAACAATTGAATTATATGAGGAAAGCTCAA ACCCACTTCGAACGTCGTGTCAGCAAAG CCCTCTTGAACCTCCAAACGGACTTGAAACTCTCCTTGGTTCGTCAACGGTCATCGTCTGAGGCCCAAGAACTATCCTCAAAATGGGACGAACTCAGTACTTACGATCaag ACGTCGGCTCCATCCGTAATCTGTACTCGTCCCAGGACCTATACGAAGCGGTGGTGGCTCTCCGGGATCCTGATTACTCCATTAACCG GTTGGAAGAGAAATGGAGCGCAGTCAAGATACCTTTAAATGTACCAACCTTTGAGGATCTG CAAGAGTTCTTTTCAGACGTTTGCACGAGTGTTGACCCCTTTCTGGGACTTGGCTCAGCTCTCGTACTTCAAGGCAATTCAAATGTGACCCTGCTAAACCACCGGATCACCCTTGGAACAAAAG TGGTGGCCGAGAATGACATCCTGCTGTCGGAGGAATTTGTGAAAGGTGGATGTCCATCTCATCTACGCGGTCGTCTCTGGAAGCAAGTCCTTTTATCTCACGTCGGGGataaa GAGAAGACCTATTTCCAGGCTAAAAAACAAGCAGTCATCCAAACAGAGTACTTGACGGACAAAATCATAATGAAG GACATTCAACTAACGGCGTCAAGAGACGAACATTATTTCGTTTACGAAGATCTCATCTACCAG GTGTCACTCTGCTTTTCACGGGACCCTTACGTCTACCTCCAACTGTGTTCCAAATTCGGGTCGAGAGCCCAGACAGCAACACGTTTCACTCCACTTGATGTTTCCAGTAATGGCAGCAAGACTGGTACTGTAAAGGCCGATGGCGATGCTCCTGGTGGTCAAACTATTACTACGTCAGCTTTCCCGCCGTCCAGTTGCATCCCTTTCTATGGCTGGGCTATGTACG TGGCTCCACTTTGCTACGTCCACGAAGAGGCGGAAGATATCTACTACACGTTGCGCGCCATGTACATCAAATATTGGTCGCGATTACATCGATTATCATCCCACAGACAGGGTATTGTCTCACTGGCTATTCTGTTCGAACGACTTCTTCAACAGCAGGAACCAGAGCTCTGGATTCACTGTCTCAATAACAACATTGAGCC ACTGAGAATTGCCATGCCGTGGATGGTGCAAGCTTTCAGCGGCTTCCTCATTCCGGAACAATTGCTCTTCTTGTGGGATCTCATTCTGGGCTTTGATTCTTTGCTTCTACTTCCGCTGTTGGCTGCTAGCGTCTTCAGTTTACGCCGAGAGAATTTGCATCGCATTCTTTCACACGATTCTGCAGAGACCATCCTCTCCGACTTGTCCACCATCCAGGTAGTGCCTCTACTCCAGATGGCTCTCACCCAACACACCGGATAA